CCGACGACGTGACGCTGCCCCGCGGTGGCTACAAGCAGTCGGGCTGGGGCCGCGAGCTCGGGTCGTTCGGGCTCGACGACTACACCGAGCTCAAGACCGTCATCGCCGAGCTCCGATGACCGCTGGCGACACCCCGCGGGACCTCATGGAGGTCCTGCGGGGGCACCGCGTCGTGCCCGTCGTGGTCCTCGACGATCCCGACCGGGCCGACGCCCTCGGTGACGCGCTGGTGAGCGGGGGCCTGCCCGTCGCCGAGGCGACGTTCCGCACGCCCGGCGCGGCCGCGGTGCTGCGCCGCCTGGCGGCGCGCGACGACCTCGTGGTGGGTGCCGGCACGGTGCTCACCCCCGCCCAGGTCGACCTCGCCCACGAGGCCGGCGCGGGCTTCGTCGTCTCGCCCGGCCTCAGCGACGGCGTCGTGCGCCGGTGCCAGGAGCTCGGCCTGCCCGTCGTCCCGGGGGTGAGCACCGCGTCCGAGATCATGCACGCGCTCGACCTCGGTCTCGACACCGTGAAGTTCTTCCCCGCCGAGGCC
The sequence above is drawn from the Nocardioides sp. zg-1228 genome and encodes:
- the eda gene encoding bifunctional 4-hydroxy-2-oxoglutarate aldolase/2-dehydro-3-deoxy-phosphogluconate aldolase, with product MTAGDTPRDLMEVLRGHRVVPVVVLDDPDRADALGDALVSGGLPVAEATFRTPGAAAVLRRLAARDDLVVGAGTVLTPAQVDLAHEAGAGFVVSPGLSDGVVRRCQELGLPVVPGVSTASEIMHALDLGLDTVKFFPAEANGGLPAVKALAAAFPQVRFVPTGGITEASAPAYLAHGAVAAVGGSWMVAPDLLASGQWAEVAARCAATSRLSHHDSQGAHA